Sequence from the Rutidosis leptorrhynchoides isolate AG116_Rl617_1_P2 chromosome 3, CSIRO_AGI_Rlap_v1, whole genome shotgun sequence genome:
CCATTAGTAATAATATACTTTAATATAAATCCGACATGATAAATTATACTGCAGTTCACTGTCCATGCTATTTATCTTTGATGTTTGGTATACAACTAGTCAACTACACATGATTTGTAGTTTATCAACTATATCTAGTAACTAATGCTTCTTAAATATCTGTCGATCCGTCTGCTTCCTCAGAACAATACGGCCCGTGTTGATTATATATTTGAATGAACCACATACACTTCTACTTAAGTATGTTTTATACCCATTTAGGTGATTAAGTACTAAAGGTCGCTTGACTTACTAACTTCACTTAACTTGTTTTACATTCACTCTTGATGTCACGGTTGTAAAAATCCCAATTATTTTTTTTAGAAGCAGGATCGATTAGATTTTCCAAATCTTTCTAGTTAATTGGTCAACGCTATTCAATGATTCAAAATTGGATTTAGTTGGTCAAAGTCGGATTCAGTCAGTTAAAAAATGCTCAGACTCAAAGTTGGTCAACACTTTAATATGATTATAAATTAGAATTTTGGAGTGTTTGAACAATTAAATGATATGTTTATGTTTCTAGACGGTATGGTTTTCTTTTAAAATGACCCATTTAatttaaattttgttatttaaatgtataataaaaagtccaatccgattaatccccgattaataccTATAAAGAAGTCAAGTTGGTTTTTGCTTCACATATTagattatattaaaataaataaaataatgggCAGGTGGAGATCAAGAGAACCATTCCGAAAGGTGCGGGCGAGCGTGAGTCGAAGGATTTTAGAACAAAAAAGGTTTTTGTTGGTGGAATTCCTACATCAGTTACTGAAGGTTAGCATTTGAAAGTCTGAATATCTACAACTTTTTGTTATATTCCACCCTATTtcgtatgtatatttatatttatatttatattttatatttatgtaATTATACATAACCCAATGAACATCATCGTTTACCTAAGTAATTAATTATGTGTGCATGTTTAGATGAGCTCAAGGATTTCTTCTCCAAATATGGGAAAGTGGTCGAGCATGAGATTATCAGAGATCATGCCACAAATCGTTCTCGAGGATTTGGATTCATTGTTTTCGATAGCGAACAAGTCGTTGATACAATGCTGCTTGATGGAAATATGATTGATATGAATGGTACAAAGGTGAGTTCTAACTTGTATCTACTCATTTACATGCTCCACTAAACGTTTTTCTTGTGGGTAGTGTTTCTTTCTGTTTTCTTTAAGATATAAAATGGGTTGGGCAGGCTCGATAACGGGTCAAGCAGCTATATTTATGGGTTGACCGAAAACAGAAAACACTTCTTGTACCAAAGTTTAAAAAACATTTTTAACTAGTTAGTAGGTCAGATATAATCATAAAATCTTATATAtttcaatcattttttttttcttctagagGTTTATGCGTTGACAAATCTCTTTGAGCTAACTTTGACATGTTAGAGACTTATCTGAATTTGACCCAATAAGTAAATGGGTCAAATTACCACTTCCAAGTATTTTTGTTAAATGATTTTTAGATGAGAAAAAAATAGGTTAACATGGGTTCATTGATTTAGGTTGAGATAAAGAAGGCGGAACCAAAGAAACCCTCAAATACAGGACCTATGTCATATGGTGGTGAGCAGCCAAGGGGACGTGGTGGGTATAGTGACAGTTATGGTGATTCTTACGGTGGATATGGTGGCAGTGGCGGCGGTTACGGTCCTCCCCCTTATAGGTCACTTGGAGGACTTTCAAGTAGATATGGTGATTATGGTGGATACGGACCCAGTGGCAGTGAATTTGGCAGTCGTTATGGTGATTTTGGTGGTGATTATGGTGGTTACAGAGGCGGTGAGCCTCCACTTGGCGGCTACTCTGGTCGATTTAGCTcctatggtggtggtggtggagggtATGGTGGTGTGGGGTATGGAGGGAGTGGGCTAGGTGGATATGGTCGTGGAGGTGGCGGCGGTTATGGTGGTGGCGGCTATGGTGGTGGTTATGGTGGGCCTGGAGgaggtggaggtggtggtggtggttatgaATCCGGTGCTGGTGCTGGTTATGGTGGAGCAGGTGGACCGTATGGAAGCAGAGCAGGTTACGGTGGTGGTGGTGCAGGTGGTGGTCGTTATCACCCTTATGGTAGGTAGACGGTGATACAACATAACCTGTTGCTTTGTAGTAGCGGGCGGTTAAGTTGAATGGATGCTCAGAGTTTGTCTATGATGCTTTTTATCTTAGCTTAGCTTCAATGAAATATGATGAGTTATTATTGGTCGGCTTGTGGATGTGTACTTTGTGTATGGAATTATGTTAGTTATGTTAGATCTTTGTTAATTTCTTCTTTTTTGGGGACTTTTTTAATGTCAATTTCCTGATTTTACAGGTTTTAATTTGCTACTAGTAGTTCATTTTAAATCTAATTTTTTATTTGTTCTTTCATTATTTGATAGTTTGAGATCCTAAATATCAGTCCTTGGGTCTCAATAGAACAGTCCCGTacaaaaaatataaagtttaagaAATGTTATCAAGCTCCATGGGTTAAAATACATTGGTTGATCTCTGGTTCCACCAAACGAAGCACAAGCTTCAGCGCGGTGCACCATTGTGCTTCTAGTCCTGGCAGTTTGTTCAAAGCACTATGCAACCTTTTCCAAGTTAACAAAGTTCACTTTTGACTTCCACAAATTATTTAACTCTTTATGAACGTATACTTTACTCTTCACCAAATTCGATAAAGAGTATCAATGGATAGCTATTTAAATTCACAAAAATGATTCGTTGCATCACATTAAAAGCACCAACACTATTACGGAACATGAACTGCGATTAGAAACTATTGTAAACGCGTAATTGGTGAGAAAGAGAAAATTAGGAAAAGGTTTAGAGGATAATGTATGCTAAATTTTTATAAGATGAAAATCAATTTGTGTTTGAATAAATGGATAAATTAGAATATTTATAAAAGTACTATGTCCAAacaattgttattataattatagttaggAAAATAGTTCAAAATAACCCTATTTTCGGAGGTGTTTAACAATATGCTCCAAAAAATGGAAATTGAAACATATGCACCTTATTCCCGCATCACGCACCACACATCATGCGTGGATGCTCGTGCGTGATGTGTGGACACCGAGCATAATGAGCATATTTGCTTGTTATCCTGTTATACTACCCAAAGTGCACCACGTATAGTGCTCACACACTAATCAGCCATATACACGCATGGTGCACCACGGATAGTGCACTACGCGTCTACGCATAACACGTTTTAGTATATACGCACTATGTAACCGGCAACACGCACGATGCGTGTGTATTGATATCATAATCACTGAATGCTGAATCATTCAGCATCATGTCATTCAAAGGTTAGAAATAAACgcgctgaatgctgaatggttcagcttgggatgacaatggtcacccgatccagtggatacccacccgatccacccgcttcgtgatggatattgATGAACCtaaacggatatggatgaacctaaatggatatgaatatggacatAGATGAAAAGTTTCATTCATTAATATCCATTAACAccctaaatacatatacaaatatgtgtgtgtgtgtgtgtgtgtgtatatatatatatatatatatatatatatatatatatatatatatatatatatatatatatacatacttatatatttgctattacaaatgcatttactttcatatttatatgttgCTTTTGACCTTATAATGGAATAACTATGGTATATtataatatacaatatatatatatatatatatatatatatatatatatatatatatatatatatatatatatatatatatatatatatatatatatatatatatatatatatatatgctattacAAATGCATTTACTTTCATATTTACATGTTGCTTTTGACCTTATAATGGAATAACTATAACTATGGTATATTATAATAAAACATGTGTATCTAACataataaacatacaaattacatatttattttatcATAATCTATGTTTAATATTAGATTCAACAAATTGTATtctatcttcgacaaagattataCATTCTTGTGAatagattttaattatataatgttatatttatttttgctatAACACGTTTTTGTTTTATTcacatattaaaaaatattataatattttataatctaatgaatatataatatatattaacccGCTTAATACAATGGATATGAATATTGATGGATGAAGTGAATTTGAATGGATATAgaaatctataatctataatctatctatAATCTATTATAATTGTAAAGCATATGCCAGGTGGCTCTACCACCTAATGCCTACCCCTATTCCAATCTTATACTCATAGCCTGCCATCTGTCCTATTATATTGGGC
This genomic interval carries:
- the LOC139897891 gene encoding uncharacterized protein; this encodes MGSKRPDFGDGASPGKIFIGGLAKDTTIDAFVKYFGKYGELTDSVIMKDRQTGRPRGFGFVTYADPAVVDTVIAETHIINGKQVEIKRTIPKGAGERESKDFRTKKVFVGGIPTSVTEDELKDFFSKYGKVVEHEIIRDHATNRSRGFGFIVFDSEQVVDTMLLDGNMIDMNGTKVEIKKAEPKKPSNTGPMSYGGEQPRGRGGYSDSYGDSYGGYGGSGGGYGPPPYRSLGGLSSRYGDYGGYGPSGSEFGSRYGDFGGDYGGYRGGEPPLGGYSGRFSSYGGGGGGYGGVGYGGSGLGGYGRGGGGGYGGGGYGGGYGGPGGGGGGGGGYESGAGAGYGGAGGPYGSRAGYGGGGAGGGRYHPYGR